Proteins from a genomic interval of Candidatus Tumulicola sp.:
- a CDS encoding ABC transporter permease, producing the protein MNFASLAIVAWQALHRNAMRSFLTMLGVIIGVAAVITSMAIGAGARAAVQQQLARIGSNLIIVESGSVTTGGVRLGAGQQQSLKAADADAIAQVIPEVSAVAPQSQTSGQAVAGNQNWYTSVIGSTPAWTTTSNWTMAQGRFFDQSDLNQTAKVAVLGQTVANNLFPNGHALGSIVIVKNVPFTVIGVLQSKGQSGFGRDQDDQIVVPLTSFQLRLTGNNWVSEIMISANSPDAVASIITSTQRLLRLRHRLASSQADDFQVRNISNIQQAATATAGIQSLLLAIVATVSLVVGGIGIMNIMLVSVTERTREIGIRMAVGAKQRDIMWQFLVEAVTLACAGGIIGILTGLAVSGLTSHFAGWSLLIPPMAIVLAFGFSALIGISFGFYPARRAALLNPIEALRHE; encoded by the coding sequence GTGAATTTCGCGAGTTTGGCGATCGTCGCGTGGCAGGCGCTTCATCGCAACGCGATGCGCTCGTTCCTCACCATGCTCGGCGTCATCATCGGCGTCGCCGCCGTGATCACGTCCATGGCCATCGGTGCAGGCGCTCGCGCAGCCGTGCAGCAGCAGCTCGCGCGCATCGGCAGCAATCTCATCATCGTCGAGTCGGGAAGCGTCACGACCGGCGGCGTGCGTCTTGGGGCCGGACAGCAGCAGTCGCTCAAGGCCGCGGATGCCGATGCCATCGCCCAAGTCATCCCAGAAGTCAGCGCGGTGGCCCCGCAATCGCAGACCTCGGGCCAGGCTGTGGCCGGCAACCAGAATTGGTATACCTCAGTGATCGGCTCGACGCCCGCGTGGACGACGACCAGCAACTGGACCATGGCGCAGGGCCGCTTCTTCGATCAGTCGGACCTGAACCAAACGGCGAAGGTGGCCGTGCTTGGCCAGACCGTGGCCAACAATCTGTTTCCGAACGGCCATGCTCTCGGCAGCATCGTCATCGTCAAGAACGTGCCGTTCACGGTCATCGGCGTGCTGCAATCAAAGGGCCAGAGCGGTTTTGGCCGGGACCAGGACGATCAGATCGTGGTGCCGCTGACGTCGTTCCAGTTGCGGCTCACCGGCAACAACTGGGTCAGCGAGATCATGATCTCCGCGAATAGTCCGGATGCGGTGGCGTCCATCATCACCTCGACGCAGCGCTTGCTGCGCTTGCGCCATCGCTTGGCTTCTTCTCAGGCCGACGATTTTCAGGTGCGCAATATCTCCAACATCCAACAGGCCGCCACCGCGACCGCGGGCATTCAGTCATTATTGTTGGCGATCGTGGCGACCGTGTCGCTGGTGGTCGGCGGCATCGGCATCATGAACATCATGCTCGTGTCGGTCACGGAGCGCACGCGCGAGATCGGCATTCGCATGGCAGTGGGCGCGAAGCAGCGTGATATCATGTGGCAGTTCCTGGTGGAGGCGGTGACGTTGGCATGCGCCGGCGGCATCATCGGCATCCTCACAGGGCTTGCCGTCTCAGGACTGACGTCGCATTTTGCGGGCTGGTCACTGCTCATCCCGCCGATGGCTATCGTGCTGGCGTTCGGATTCTCCGCGCTGATCGGCATCTCGTTCGGCTTCTATCCCGCGCGCCGAGCCGCGTTGCTCAACCCGATCGAAGCCCTCCGCCACGAATAG